From Megalobrama amblycephala isolate DHTTF-2021 linkage group LG24, ASM1881202v1, whole genome shotgun sequence, the proteins below share one genomic window:
- the dvl1a gene encoding segment polarity protein dishevelled homolog DVL-1 isoform X1, translated as MAETKIIYHIDEEETPYLVKLTVSPEKVTLADFKNVLNNRPVNSYKFFFKSMDQDFGVVKEEISDDNAKLPCFNGRVVSWLVLAEGTHSDGGSQCTESHKELPPPLERTGGIGDSRPPSFHANAVSSRDGLDTETGTESLQSQRRERERQRAHRRARESEFPRMNGHSKSERVNRDSAVGYDSASVISSELESSSFIDSEEDEDASRLSSSTEQSSSSHLMRRHKRRRRRQKVTKMDRSSSFSSITDSTMSLNIITVTLNMEKYNFLGISIVGQSNDRGDGGIYIGSIMKGGAVAADGRIEPGDMLLQVNDVNFENMSNDDAVRILREIVSKPGPISLTVAKCWDPSPRSYFTIPRAEPVRPIDPAAWITHTTALSGPYPHYGMITFASHRKSSVSYVMADLSCLTLLFLPHFTEFDDLPLSVSKTDMATIVKVMQLPDSGLEIRDRMWLKITIANAVIGADVVDWLFSRVEGFKDRRDARKYASSLLKHGYLRHTVNKITFSEQCYYTFGDLCQNLASLNLNEGSSGGGSDQDGLAPLPPPGTNPWPLGGQPYPYPGYPTPPPGFPPGYSDPCHSFHSGSAGSQQSEGSRSSGSNPSAGKGRRSSPREKDHKAPCCGGSESELGMWVGRRGERAPSQLSHQSHSRSAVSQAHSSHSYTHSGYSHGQCQSVSHHSHNFTYSHAPFIQPNHLTCAHSERSHGSSYGPPGLPPPYCLAHLAPKVAASNSPPGAPPVRELGNVPPELTASRQSFQHAMGNPCEFFVDIM; from the exons AGTCGTCAAAGAGGAAATCTCTGATGATAACGCCAAGCTGCCCTGCTTCAACGGCAGAGTGGTGTCCTGG TTGGTGTTGGCTGAAGGCACACACTCGGATGGGGGATCTCAATGCACAGAGAGCCACAAAGAGCTACCACCACCCTTGGAGCGAACTGGAGGGATTGGAGATTCCAGACCCCCCTCTTTCCA TGCCAATGCGGTGAGTAGTCGGGATGGATTGGACACAGAGACGGGCACAGAGTCTCTCCAGAGCCAGcggagagagcgagagaggcAGCGAGCTCACAGGAGGGCACGAGAAAGTGAGT TTCCTCGCATGAACGGTCACTCGAAATCGGAACGCGTGAATCGTGACTCAGCTGTTGGCTATGACAGTGCTTCGGTGATAAGCAGCGAGCTGGAATCCAGCTCTTTTATTGACAGCGAGGAGGATGAGGATGCCAGCAG ACTTAGCAGTTCAACCGAGCAGAGCTCTTCATCACACCTAATGCGTAGACACAAACGCAGGCGACGAAGACAGAAAGTCACCAAAATGGACAGG TCCTCATCCTTTAGTAGTATTACAGACTCCACAATGAGCCTCAACATTATCACAGTCACTCTCAACATGG AAAAGTACAACTTCCTTGGCATCAGTATTGTGGGTCAAAGTAATGACAGAGGAGATGGAGGCATCTATATTGGCTCCATTATGAAAGGTGGAGCAGTGGCGGCTGATGGCAGGATTGAACCTGGAGACATGCTGTTACAG GTGAATGATGTGAACTTTGAGAACATGAGTAATGATGATGCTGTCAGGATTCTACGGGAAATCGTCTCTAAACCTGG GCCAATAAGCCTAACGGTGGCAAAATGTTGGGACCCCTCTCCTAGAAGCTACTTCACCATCCCTAGAG CTGAACCAGTGAGACCCATTGACCCTGCTGCCTGGATCACACACACTACAGCACTTTCTGGGCCATATCCCCATTATGGTATGATCACATTCGCATCCCATAGGAAATCATCTGTTAGTTATGTAATGGCTGATTTATCATGCTTAACGCTGTTATTTCTTCCTCATTTCACAGAGTTTGATGACCTTCCCCTTTCTGTGTCAAAAACAGACATGGCGACTATAGTAAAAGTAATGCAGCTACCAGATTCAGGCCTGGAGATCCGAGACCGAATGTGGTTAAAGATCACTATAGCCAACGCTGTCATTG GGGCTGATGTTGTTGACTGGTTGTTCTCTCGGGTGGAGGGCTTCAAGGACAGACGTGATGCCAGAAAATATGCCAGCAGTTTGTTGAAACATGGCTACCTGAGACACACAGTCAATAAAATCACCTTCTCGGAGCAGTGCTACTACACTTTTGGAGATCTCTGCCAAA ATTTGGCTTCTCTCAATCTTAATGAGGGATCCAGTGGTGGCGGCTCTGACCAAGATGGTCTCGCTCCTCTTCCTCCACCAGGAACCAACCCCTGGCCCCTCGGTGGGCAGCCCTACCCCTACCCAGGTTACCCCACTCCTCCGCCAGGCTTTCCTCCTGGATACTCGGATCCCTGCCACAGTTTCCACAGTGGCAGTGCAGGCAGCCAGCAGAGTGAAg GTAGCAGAAGCAGTGGCTCCAACCCCAGCGCCGGGAAAGGACGGAGATCCTCCCCTCGAGAGAAGGACCATAAGGCGCCGTGCTGTGGGGGCAGCGAATCAGAACTGGGCATGTGGGTCGGAAGGAGGGGTGAGAGGGCACCCAGTCAGCTGAGTCATCAAAGCCACAGCCGCTCTGCTGTCAGTCAAGCCCACTCCAGCCACAGCTACACTCACTCTGGGTACAGTCATGGCCAGTGTCAAAGTGTTTCGCATCATAGCCACAACTTCACCTATAGCCACGCCCCTTTCATTCAGCCCAATCATCTGACCTGTGCCCACAGTGAGAGAAGTCACGGCTCTTCCTACGGCCCGCCGGGTCTGCCCCCTCCGTACTGCCTCGCTCACCTCGCCCCCAAAGTGGCAGCAAGCAACAGCCCACCTGGGGCTCCACCCGTTCGGGAGTTAGGAAACGTCCCTCCAGAACTCACGGCTAGTCGGCAGTCTTTTCAACATGCTATGGGCAATCCTTGTGAATTTTTCGTTGATATTATGTGA
- the dvl1a gene encoding segment polarity protein dishevelled homolog DVL-1 isoform X8 gives MAETKIIYHIDEEETPYLVKLTVSPEKVTLADFKNVLNNRPVNSYKFFFKSMDQDFGVVKEEISDDNAKLPCFNGRVVSWLVLAEGTHSDGGSQCTESHKELPPPLERTGGIGDSRPPSFHANAVSSRDGLDTETGTESLQSQRRERERQRAHRRARESEFPRMNGHSKSERVNRDSAVGYDSASVISSELESSSFIDSEEDEDASRLSSSTEQSSSSHLMRRHKRRRRRQKVTKMDRSSSFSSITDSTMSLNIITVTLNMEKYNFLGISIVGQSNDRGDGGIYIGSIMKGGAVAADGRIEPGDMLLQVNDVNFENMSNDDAVRILREIVSKPGPISLTVAKCWDPSPRSYFTIPRAEPVRPIDPAAWITHTTALSGPYPHYGMITFASHRKSSVSYVMADLSCLTLLFLPHFTEFDDLPLSVSKTDMATIVKVMQLPDSGLEIRDRMWLKITIANAVIGADVVDWLFSRVEGFKDRRDARKYASSLLKHGYLRHTVNKITFSEQCYYTFGDLCQNLASLNLNEGSSGGGSDQDGLAPLPPPGTNPWPLGGQPYPYPGYPTPPPGFPPGYSDPCHSFHSGSAGSQQSED, from the exons AGTCGTCAAAGAGGAAATCTCTGATGATAACGCCAAGCTGCCCTGCTTCAACGGCAGAGTGGTGTCCTGG TTGGTGTTGGCTGAAGGCACACACTCGGATGGGGGATCTCAATGCACAGAGAGCCACAAAGAGCTACCACCACCCTTGGAGCGAACTGGAGGGATTGGAGATTCCAGACCCCCCTCTTTCCA TGCCAATGCGGTGAGTAGTCGGGATGGATTGGACACAGAGACGGGCACAGAGTCTCTCCAGAGCCAGcggagagagcgagagaggcAGCGAGCTCACAGGAGGGCACGAGAAAGTGAGT TTCCTCGCATGAACGGTCACTCGAAATCGGAACGCGTGAATCGTGACTCAGCTGTTGGCTATGACAGTGCTTCGGTGATAAGCAGCGAGCTGGAATCCAGCTCTTTTATTGACAGCGAGGAGGATGAGGATGCCAGCAG ACTTAGCAGTTCAACCGAGCAGAGCTCTTCATCACACCTAATGCGTAGACACAAACGCAGGCGACGAAGACAGAAAGTCACCAAAATGGACAGG TCCTCATCCTTTAGTAGTATTACAGACTCCACAATGAGCCTCAACATTATCACAGTCACTCTCAACATGG AAAAGTACAACTTCCTTGGCATCAGTATTGTGGGTCAAAGTAATGACAGAGGAGATGGAGGCATCTATATTGGCTCCATTATGAAAGGTGGAGCAGTGGCGGCTGATGGCAGGATTGAACCTGGAGACATGCTGTTACAG GTGAATGATGTGAACTTTGAGAACATGAGTAATGATGATGCTGTCAGGATTCTACGGGAAATCGTCTCTAAACCTGG GCCAATAAGCCTAACGGTGGCAAAATGTTGGGACCCCTCTCCTAGAAGCTACTTCACCATCCCTAGAG CTGAACCAGTGAGACCCATTGACCCTGCTGCCTGGATCACACACACTACAGCACTTTCTGGGCCATATCCCCATTATGGTATGATCACATTCGCATCCCATAGGAAATCATCTGTTAGTTATGTAATGGCTGATTTATCATGCTTAACGCTGTTATTTCTTCCTCATTTCACAGAGTTTGATGACCTTCCCCTTTCTGTGTCAAAAACAGACATGGCGACTATAGTAAAAGTAATGCAGCTACCAGATTCAGGCCTGGAGATCCGAGACCGAATGTGGTTAAAGATCACTATAGCCAACGCTGTCATTG GGGCTGATGTTGTTGACTGGTTGTTCTCTCGGGTGGAGGGCTTCAAGGACAGACGTGATGCCAGAAAATATGCCAGCAGTTTGTTGAAACATGGCTACCTGAGACACACAGTCAATAAAATCACCTTCTCGGAGCAGTGCTACTACACTTTTGGAGATCTCTGCCAAA ATTTGGCTTCTCTCAATCTTAATGAGGGATCCAGTGGTGGCGGCTCTGACCAAGATGGTCTCGCTCCTCTTCCTCCACCAGGAACCAACCCCTGGCCCCTCGGTGGGCAGCCCTACCCCTACCCAGGTTACCCCACTCCTCCGCCAGGCTTTCCTCCTGGATACTCGGATCCCTGCCACAGTTTCCACAGTGGCAGTGCAGGCAGCCAGCAGAGTGAAg ACTGA
- the dvl1a gene encoding segment polarity protein dishevelled homolog DVL-1 isoform X7, with amino-acid sequence MAETKIIYHIDEEETPYLVKLTVSPEKVTLADFKNVLNNRPVNSYKFFFKSMDQDFGVVKEEISDDNAKLPCFNGRVVSWLVLAEGTHSDGGSQCTESHKELPPPLERTGGIGDSRPPSFHANAVSSRDGLDTETGTESLQSQRRERERQRAHRRARESEFPRMNGHSKSERVNRDSAVGYDSASVISSELESSSFIDSEEDEDASRLSSSTEQSSSSHLMRRHKRRRRRQKVTKMDRSSSFSSITDSTMSLNIITVTLNMEKYNFLGISIVGQSNDRGDGGIYIGSIMKGGAVAADGRIEPGDMLLQVNDVNFENMSNDDAVRILREIVSKPGPISLTVAKCWDPSPRSYFTIPRAEPVRPIDPAAWITHTTALSGPYPHYGMITFASHRKSSVSYVMADLSCLTLLFLPHFTEFDDLPLSVSKTDMATIVKVMQLPDSGLEIRDRMWLKITIANAVIGADVVDWLFSRVEGFKDRRDARKYASSLLKHGYLRHTVNKITFSEQCYYTFGDLCQNLASLNLNEGSSGGGSDQDGLAPLPPPGTNPWPLGGQPYPYPGYPTPPPGFPPGYSDPCHSFHSGSAGSQQSEGLCVREIARAQ; translated from the exons AGTCGTCAAAGAGGAAATCTCTGATGATAACGCCAAGCTGCCCTGCTTCAACGGCAGAGTGGTGTCCTGG TTGGTGTTGGCTGAAGGCACACACTCGGATGGGGGATCTCAATGCACAGAGAGCCACAAAGAGCTACCACCACCCTTGGAGCGAACTGGAGGGATTGGAGATTCCAGACCCCCCTCTTTCCA TGCCAATGCGGTGAGTAGTCGGGATGGATTGGACACAGAGACGGGCACAGAGTCTCTCCAGAGCCAGcggagagagcgagagaggcAGCGAGCTCACAGGAGGGCACGAGAAAGTGAGT TTCCTCGCATGAACGGTCACTCGAAATCGGAACGCGTGAATCGTGACTCAGCTGTTGGCTATGACAGTGCTTCGGTGATAAGCAGCGAGCTGGAATCCAGCTCTTTTATTGACAGCGAGGAGGATGAGGATGCCAGCAG ACTTAGCAGTTCAACCGAGCAGAGCTCTTCATCACACCTAATGCGTAGACACAAACGCAGGCGACGAAGACAGAAAGTCACCAAAATGGACAGG TCCTCATCCTTTAGTAGTATTACAGACTCCACAATGAGCCTCAACATTATCACAGTCACTCTCAACATGG AAAAGTACAACTTCCTTGGCATCAGTATTGTGGGTCAAAGTAATGACAGAGGAGATGGAGGCATCTATATTGGCTCCATTATGAAAGGTGGAGCAGTGGCGGCTGATGGCAGGATTGAACCTGGAGACATGCTGTTACAG GTGAATGATGTGAACTTTGAGAACATGAGTAATGATGATGCTGTCAGGATTCTACGGGAAATCGTCTCTAAACCTGG GCCAATAAGCCTAACGGTGGCAAAATGTTGGGACCCCTCTCCTAGAAGCTACTTCACCATCCCTAGAG CTGAACCAGTGAGACCCATTGACCCTGCTGCCTGGATCACACACACTACAGCACTTTCTGGGCCATATCCCCATTATGGTATGATCACATTCGCATCCCATAGGAAATCATCTGTTAGTTATGTAATGGCTGATTTATCATGCTTAACGCTGTTATTTCTTCCTCATTTCACAGAGTTTGATGACCTTCCCCTTTCTGTGTCAAAAACAGACATGGCGACTATAGTAAAAGTAATGCAGCTACCAGATTCAGGCCTGGAGATCCGAGACCGAATGTGGTTAAAGATCACTATAGCCAACGCTGTCATTG GGGCTGATGTTGTTGACTGGTTGTTCTCTCGGGTGGAGGGCTTCAAGGACAGACGTGATGCCAGAAAATATGCCAGCAGTTTGTTGAAACATGGCTACCTGAGACACACAGTCAATAAAATCACCTTCTCGGAGCAGTGCTACTACACTTTTGGAGATCTCTGCCAAA ATTTGGCTTCTCTCAATCTTAATGAGGGATCCAGTGGTGGCGGCTCTGACCAAGATGGTCTCGCTCCTCTTCCTCCACCAGGAACCAACCCCTGGCCCCTCGGTGGGCAGCCCTACCCCTACCCAGGTTACCCCACTCCTCCGCCAGGCTTTCCTCCTGGATACTCGGATCCCTGCCACAGTTTCCACAGTGGCAGTGCAGGCAGCCAGCAGAGTGAAggtttgtgtgtgagagagatagCGAGAGCGCAATAA